One part of the Arabidopsis thaliana chromosome 4, partial sequence genome encodes these proteins:
- a CDS encoding Uncharacterized protein family SERF (Uncharacterised protein family SERF; CONTAINS InterPro DOMAIN/s: Uncharacterised protein family SERF (InterPro:IPR007513); BEST Arabidopsis thaliana protein match is: Uncharacterised protein family SERF (TAIR:AT3G24100.1); Has 151 Blast hits to 151 proteins in 44 species: Archae - 0; Bacteria - 0; Metazoa - 66; Fungi - 10; Plants - 70; Viruses - 0; Other Eukaryotes - 5 (source: NCBI BLink).): MTRGSQRERDRERAAARAGGKGKNGDDGLTPEQRRERDGKALQEKAAKKAAQAAGASSGGAAGGKGAAAKK; this comes from the exons ATGACTC GTGGAAGTCAGAGAGAGCGTGACCGTGAAAGAGCTGCCGCTCGTGCTGGTGGAAAGGGTAAGAATGGTGACGATGGTTTGACGCCGGAGCAACGCCGTGAAAG AGATGGGAAAGCATTGCAAGAGAAAGCGGCTAAGAAAGCTGCTCAAGCTGCAGGTGCGAGTTCTGGTGGTGCAGCTGGAGGAAAAGGAGCTGCTGCTAAgaagtga